In Betaproteobacteria bacterium, one genomic interval encodes:
- a CDS encoding ThiF family adenylyltransferase, translating to MQPWWERWSRRYDDELDRLSKGGITFAKDEQEWQKGRLVLNLSYTVAGEPLELVAHFPDTYPFTRFEIVAPKLDLVRHQNPFGKHLCLIARSTRNWNIDDTLADFLLARVPLLLELVKAPANSNAGQEEPQGEPFTDYYPYVTDTSVMVDSGWKLDPSITAGQLIVTGSANPIFRGAVVRVTRDGTTLAAADPAIAKLFTTTFQGRWVRWHEPIKSDTFKGILGVIATKFPYLKVPKFGTGRQPLPEVIGVVFPEEVRQGEFEDGWIFLIRDSQHEPYLARAVRAGRIDVTGRIPELQGLQDKRFAVIGLGALGALSAIELARSGVRELRMVDHDFVEAGTTCRWPLGLTAAGKIKSDVVQKFVSANYPYTQVIAFNGLVGGALPGFKYTDRANLETLLDVDLVYDATAETGLQYFLSRCAFESKIPYLSVSTTSGAWGGLLTRIRPGKTAGCWTCLQHAFNLSQIPTPADDLTGSVQVQGCKPHFHRLWCGRRIDCPCGRAIRDIHTAGRQRGLSIGSMGRASLEFPGQQRPNDRASDVDLST from the coding sequence ATGCAGCCATGGTGGGAGCGATGGTCAAGGCGGTACGATGATGAGCTTGATCGCTTAAGCAAAGGCGGTATAACCTTTGCCAAGGATGAGCAGGAGTGGCAAAAGGGCCGGCTGGTTCTAAATCTGAGCTATACAGTCGCCGGTGAACCTCTGGAACTTGTCGCTCATTTCCCGGACACTTACCCATTCACGCGCTTCGAAATTGTCGCTCCCAAATTGGATCTTGTCCGTCATCAGAATCCGTTTGGTAAGCATCTTTGCTTGATTGCTCGTTCCACCAGAAACTGGAACATTGATGACACGCTGGCTGATTTCCTGCTTGCGCGTGTTCCCTTGCTGTTGGAGCTCGTAAAAGCACCCGCGAACTCCAACGCAGGACAGGAGGAGCCACAGGGTGAGCCGTTCACGGACTACTATCCATACGTAACTGATACCAGCGTTATGGTGGACAGTGGATGGAAACTTGATCCCAGTATTACGGCCGGCCAATTAATAGTTACAGGCAGCGCGAACCCCATATTTAGGGGGGCAGTTGTCAGGGTGACTAGAGACGGAACGACCCTGGCTGCAGCCGACCCCGCGATTGCCAAGCTTTTCACTACAACCTTTCAAGGACGCTGGGTGCGCTGGCACGAACCGATCAAAAGTGACACTTTCAAAGGAATTCTTGGTGTTATAGCCACCAAATTTCCTTACTTGAAGGTTCCCAAGTTCGGCACTGGCCGGCAGCCGCTGCCTGAGGTGATTGGCGTCGTATTCCCCGAAGAAGTCCGCCAAGGTGAGTTTGAGGACGGCTGGATATTCTTGATTAGAGACAGTCAACATGAACCATATCTTGCGCGAGCCGTCCGTGCGGGACGTATAGACGTGACGGGGCGAATACCGGAATTGCAGGGGTTGCAAGACAAGCGTTTCGCGGTCATCGGCCTCGGGGCGCTTGGCGCACTCAGCGCTATAGAACTCGCTCGGTCTGGCGTGCGCGAGCTCCGCATGGTGGACCATGATTTCGTTGAAGCAGGCACCACATGCCGGTGGCCGCTAGGGCTAACTGCTGCAGGCAAAATAAAGTCAGATGTTGTACAGAAATTTGTTTCCGCGAACTATCCTTACACTCAGGTTATCGCCTTCAATGGGTTAGTGGGTGGAGCGTTGCCTGGTTTTAAATATACCGATCGGGCCAACCTTGAAACGCTTCTTGACGTAGACCTGGTGTATGACGCAACAGCGGAAACTGGGTTGCAGTACTTCCTGAGTCGCTGCGCCTTCGAAAGTAAAATTCCATATCTTTCGGTATCAACCACCTCCGGCGCATGGGGCGGACTGCTTACGCGTATCCGGCCGGGAAAAACGGCAGGGTGCTGGACTTGTCTGCAGCATGCCTTCAACTTGAGTCAGATTCCAACACCGGCGGATGACCTAACGGGAAGTGTTCAAGTTCAAGGATGCAAGCCCCACTTTCACCGGCTCTGGTGTGGACGTCGCATCGATTGCCCTTGCGGGCGTGCGATTCGCGATATCCACACTGCTGGACGGCAAAGGGGCTTATCCATCGGTTCCATGGGACGTGCAAGTCTTGAATTTCCGGGACAACAGCGGCCAAATGATCGCGCCTCAGACGTTGACCTTTCCACTTGA
- a CDS encoding S8 family peptidase, whose translation MEAYPHLRIEREQPVKQKRPGTFRPAPPPSDVPAHARRLQESLTTAIKESERDVGGFDDRPLFKLKVGVMPPEQIETAFPGVEVVSQEDGGYALAFADRNALDEFEARLSQLVDGKKPKYANILYALEAFDHWTPEDRMGWALRREGLPIQEPFILDVELWPLGRRDKREVMTIAFNAWLRKEGVAILDRIDVEDVVAYRLRLHRAQAESVLTHRDVRTADLPPRLGLELDIMTLDIQEVRQAAPPGDAPLVAVLDSGIAEGHPLLAPSLGDAQGFLLPDKASHDQDGHGTLVAGIALYGDVEACAQAKEFIPQLRLLCGRVLDHNAESDARFIENIVDEAVRYFHENYGCRVFNLSYGNLNKPYLGGRVGGLAYTLDRLARELDVLFVVPTGNFVDIPIDWLKNEYPHYLFRDEARLIDPAPALNALTVGSLARWDRGHKAWRWPNDLAETRLHKETSHHHSRGVVSL comes from the coding sequence ATGGAGGCCTATCCGCACCTAAGGATTGAGCGCGAGCAACCAGTCAAGCAAAAGCGTCCGGGTACTTTTCGCCCTGCACCGCCGCCTTCGGATGTGCCTGCCCATGCGCGCAGGCTTCAAGAGAGTCTGACCACCGCGATTAAGGAATCAGAACGCGACGTTGGCGGTTTTGACGACAGGCCGCTTTTCAAACTCAAAGTTGGAGTGATGCCACCCGAGCAAATTGAAACAGCGTTCCCCGGCGTTGAGGTTGTGAGCCAAGAAGATGGTGGCTACGCGCTTGCATTTGCTGACAGGAATGCACTTGATGAATTTGAGGCGAGACTTAGCCAACTTGTTGATGGTAAGAAGCCCAAGTACGCCAACATCCTCTATGCATTAGAAGCATTCGATCACTGGACGCCCGAAGATCGCATGGGCTGGGCGTTGAGGCGCGAAGGGTTACCGATTCAGGAGCCTTTCATCCTTGATGTGGAGTTGTGGCCCCTTGGGCGACGCGACAAGCGCGAGGTAATGACAATAGCCTTCAATGCGTGGCTGCGGAAAGAGGGGGTCGCAATACTGGATCGTATCGACGTAGAAGACGTTGTCGCCTATCGGCTACGACTCCACCGGGCACAAGCTGAATCTGTGTTGACACATCGCGACGTCCGCACGGCCGACCTGCCGCCACGACTGGGATTGGAACTGGATATCATGACGCTCGATATTCAGGAAGTGAGGCAAGCCGCGCCACCGGGTGATGCCCCATTGGTCGCGGTACTTGATAGCGGCATTGCCGAAGGACACCCATTGCTCGCACCGTCGTTGGGCGATGCACAGGGCTTCTTGCTTCCTGACAAAGCTTCCCATGACCAGGACGGTCATGGGACCTTGGTGGCCGGCATCGCGCTTTATGGGGATGTCGAAGCATGTGCCCAGGCCAAGGAGTTCATTCCCCAGTTGCGTCTATTGTGCGGGCGCGTGCTCGATCACAATGCCGAATCCGACGCGCGATTCATTGAAAATATCGTCGATGAAGCAGTAAGGTATTTTCACGAGAACTATGGCTGCCGTGTCTTTAACCTTTCCTACGGGAACCTAAATAAACCATACCTTGGAGGGCGAGTTGGTGGTCTTGCGTACACGCTGGACCGGCTGGCGCGTGAATTGGATGTGCTCTTTGTCGTACCGACGGGAAACTTCGTGGATATACCGATCGATTGGTTGAAAAACGAATATCCGCATTACCTTTTCAGAGACGAAGCCAGGCTGATCGATCCAGCGCCAGCCTTAAACGCGCTTACAGTTGGAAGTCTTGCACGCTGGGATCGGGGCCACAAGGCATGGCGCTGGCCAAATGACTTGGCAGAAACCCGATTGCACAAAGAGACCAGCCATCATCATTCACGCGGTGTGGTTTCTCTGTAA
- a CDS encoding S8 family serine peptidase has protein sequence MAQRDQPSSFTRCGFSVKGAIKPELVAYGGNQAIDPRTDQVSNRWMGELSTEKGFAEGRLLSKEQASFAAPHVAHAAARLLTEVPNASMNLLRALLIASGKIPAASHDLFGGKEEQLAQVVGYGMVDVSNLYRSTEEEVILIAESAGIDKHHHFYEVPIPESFYSGPRKSRRREITVAFAHCPPVRTTRLDYKATRFQFRLVEAGTLEDAVSAFDKATVEEVESIKEINCNKTTYGAQKRAYGTVQASTWAIKRTRKDRLFIAVTRNDFAWGVPPFVLEEEPYALVIRMSDRENEEARLYTQIRAQLQARERARVRV, from the coding sequence ATTGCACAAAGAGACCAGCCATCATCATTCACGCGGTGTGGTTTCTCTGTAAAGGGTGCCATAAAGCCGGAACTTGTCGCATACGGCGGAAACCAAGCCATCGATCCCCGTACCGATCAGGTGTCAAATCGGTGGATGGGTGAATTGTCCACCGAAAAGGGTTTTGCTGAGGGACGATTGCTCTCGAAAGAGCAGGCAAGTTTCGCGGCCCCTCATGTCGCTCATGCTGCTGCTCGATTGTTGACTGAAGTACCCAATGCAAGTATGAATCTTCTCCGCGCTCTGTTGATCGCGAGCGGAAAGATTCCAGCAGCAAGCCACGATCTTTTTGGTGGGAAAGAGGAGCAACTTGCACAGGTTGTCGGCTACGGTATGGTCGATGTTTCAAATTTGTACCGATCCACCGAGGAGGAGGTAATTTTGATTGCTGAATCGGCGGGCATCGACAAGCATCATCACTTCTACGAAGTGCCGATTCCAGAGAGTTTCTACAGCGGCCCCAGAAAAAGTCGGAGACGTGAAATCACCGTCGCATTCGCACACTGCCCGCCGGTCCGGACAACGCGCCTCGACTACAAGGCCACCCGTTTCCAGTTCCGACTGGTGGAAGCTGGGACTCTTGAAGATGCCGTGTCCGCATTCGACAAGGCAACAGTTGAAGAAGTGGAAAGCATCAAGGAAATTAACTGCAACAAAACTACCTACGGTGCCCAGAAGCGCGCCTACGGAACAGTGCAGGCATCTACCTGGGCGATTAAGCGGACCCGCAAGGATAGATTGTTCATTGCGGTGACCCGAAACGATTTTGCATGGGGCGTCCCGCCGTTTGTGCTGGAAGAAGAACCTTATGCGTTGGTGATCCGTATGAGCGACCGCGAAAACGAAGAGGCGCGACTCTATACACAGATACGTGCACAGTTGCAGGCGCGCGAACGCGCGCGTGTCCGGGTCTAA
- a CDS encoding ATP-binding protein — translation MASGKILRQLVKAGATGDTSAFRQASEAIIREERQKQHHLLANDLEQILYGGSLRTISTATRGLAERIPVDQERGLPLLSLRDPARGMEEVVLSEENQQVIEDILEQHHRADVLRSYGLRPADKMLFCGPPGCGKTLTAEVVATELNLPLALIRIDSVVSSYLGETASNLRKVFDFIDSTPMVALFDEFDALGKERSDTSEHGELKRVVNAVLQMLDAYQGKSLIIAATNHEGMLDSAIWRRFEEVLIFDLPTRAQLAQLLTIKLRGVRRDFELEDTRVLPYFAEMSHADVERVLRHAIKDMILKGQEFLQLRHIEKAQQRELNRKRQLSGAL, via the coding sequence ATGGCCAGCGGCAAGATATTGAGGCAATTGGTAAAAGCGGGAGCGACCGGAGACACATCTGCTTTCCGTCAAGCATCCGAAGCCATTATCCGCGAGGAGCGCCAAAAGCAACATCATTTGCTCGCCAACGACCTGGAGCAGATCCTTTATGGCGGTAGCCTTCGCACTATATCAACCGCTACTCGCGGACTCGCGGAACGCATCCCTGTGGATCAAGAGCGGGGCCTGCCGCTCCTCAGTCTTCGCGATCCTGCGCGCGGTATGGAAGAAGTCGTTCTCTCCGAAGAAAACCAGCAGGTCATCGAAGACATACTCGAACAACACCACCGCGCTGATGTGCTCAGAAGTTACGGCTTACGTCCCGCAGACAAAATGCTATTTTGCGGCCCGCCCGGTTGCGGCAAGACTCTGACGGCAGAGGTCGTGGCCACGGAACTGAACCTTCCGCTCGCGCTCATTCGGATTGACAGTGTGGTGTCTTCATACTTGGGCGAAACGGCCAGTAATCTGCGCAAGGTCTTCGACTTTATCGATTCGACTCCGATGGTGGCGCTTTTCGACGAATTTGACGCTTTAGGTAAGGAGAGGTCGGATACCAGCGAACACGGCGAACTCAAGCGCGTGGTCAACGCTGTGCTGCAAATGCTTGACGCCTATCAGGGCAAGAGCCTCATCATTGCAGCGACTAACCACGAAGGCATGCTCGATTCTGCGATCTGGCGACGCTTTGAGGAAGTGCTTATATTCGACCTACCTACGCGAGCGCAGCTTGCGCAGCTTCTGACTATCAAATTGCGCGGTGTACGGCGAGACTTTGAATTGGAAGACACTCGGGTTCTTCCATATTTCGCGGAAATGTCCCACGCCGACGTGGAGCGCGTGTTACGGCATGCGATCAAGGACATGATTCTGAAAGGGCAGGAGTTCCTCCAACTTCGCCATATTGAAAAAGCTCAGCAGCGTGAGTTGAACAGAAAGCGTCAATTGTCAGGCGCCTTGTAA
- the dinD gene encoding DNA damage-inducible protein D: MAGKSFEELKQVNEHGAEYWSARALQPMLGYSQWRRFEQAIERAKTSCKESGNPPEHHFAGAGKPITGGKGAVQMVDDYQLSRFACYLIAQNGDPRKPEIARAQQYFAIQTRRQELSDQLAADVERLELRKQTSEEFKALSGAAQDAGVQSKMFGVFHDAGYKGLYGGLGRESIKQRKSIPEKDNLLDRMNATELAANQFRMTQTRDKLARDNIRNQSHAIQTHENVGKEVRDAIKRIGGTLPEQIPPANTSEVKAGQDRDPEAHAG, from the coding sequence ATCGCGGGCAAGTCGTTTGAAGAACTGAAACAGGTCAACGAACATGGCGCGGAATACTGGAGCGCCCGCGCCCTGCAGCCCATGTTGGGCTATAGCCAGTGGCGGCGTTTCGAGCAGGCCATTGAGCGCGCCAAAACCTCTTGTAAAGAATCGGGAAATCCGCCTGAGCATCACTTTGCCGGCGCCGGCAAACCGATCACCGGGGGTAAAGGTGCCGTCCAGATGGTGGATGATTACCAGCTCTCCCGCTTCGCCTGTTACCTCATCGCCCAGAATGGCGACCCTCGCAAGCCGGAAATCGCGCGGGCACAGCAATACTTTGCCATCCAGACCCGCCGCCAGGAGCTTTCCGATCAACTTGCGGCCGATGTGGAACGGCTGGAATTGCGAAAGCAAACCTCCGAAGAATTCAAGGCATTATCCGGCGCCGCGCAAGATGCCGGCGTGCAAAGCAAAATGTTCGGCGTATTCCACGACGCCGGCTACAAGGGTCTCTATGGCGGCCTGGGGCGCGAGTCCATCAAACAGCGCAAGTCCATTCCCGAAAAGGACAACCTGCTCGACCGCATGAACGCGACCGAACTGGCGGCCAACCAGTTCCGCATGACCCAGACCCGCGACAAGTTGGCGCGCGACAATATTCGCAACCAGTCTCACGCAATTCAGACCCATGAAAACGTCGGCAAGGAAGTGCGCGATGCCATCAAGCGCATTGGCGGCACTTTGCCGGAACAGATTCCGCCTGCGAACACATCAGAAGTGAAAGCGGGTCAAGACCGCGACCCCGAAGCTCACGCTGGATGA
- a CDS encoding Mov34/MPN/PAD-1 family protein yields MLPLETGGSVLGYWAPRTREVVIVSITGPGPGARHEKNSFAPDYAFQDYEIAQAYENSGRTITYLGDWHTHPGGGTGMSELDRRTLTRIAKSKAARATTPIMAILAGPPWAVAVWHYEPPDILAGRFCASIYRLELVESDMNLAHIKDDFQKH; encoded by the coding sequence ATGCTGCCACTGGAAACTGGCGGCAGCGTGTTGGGTTATTGGGCGCCACGGACGCGTGAGGTTGTGATCGTGTCTATAACAGGACCGGGGCCTGGCGCGCGGCATGAAAAAAATAGCTTTGCACCTGACTATGCGTTTCAGGATTATGAGATTGCGCAAGCGTATGAAAATTCCGGGCGAACGATAACGTATCTCGGGGACTGGCACACTCATCCTGGTGGGGGCACGGGTATGAGTGAACTAGACAGAAGAACGTTAACGCGAATTGCAAAGTCCAAAGCGGCACGAGCCACCACACCAATTATGGCCATTCTTGCTGGACCTCCCTGGGCGGTAGCCGTTTGGCATTACGAGCCGCCAGATATTCTGGCAGGCCGGTTTTGCGCCTCCATTTACCGACTTGAACTTGTCGAGAGCGATATGAATTTGGCGCATATCAAAGATGATTTCCAGAAGCATTAG
- the radC gene encoding DNA repair protein RadC, translating into MSKRTHSLDSSLLVRDVAGHYRPANADEVLQAAQRVLAGQMRNCEVLNSPQVVRDFLRVKLGALEHEVFAIIHLDAQNRVIEFVEMFRGTVSQTSVYPREVVKESLARNSAALILVHNHPSGSTQPSRADEMLTQTLKSALALVDVRVLDHLIVAGGDILSMAERGLL; encoded by the coding sequence ATGTCGAAACGCACTCATTCTCTCGATTCTTCCCTTCTCGTTCGCGATGTCGCGGGCCACTACCGTCCGGCCAATGCCGACGAGGTGTTGCAGGCTGCGCAACGTGTGCTCGCAGGACAGATGCGCAACTGCGAAGTCCTGAACTCGCCGCAGGTAGTGCGCGACTTCCTGCGGGTGAAGCTGGGAGCGCTGGAGCACGAGGTGTTCGCCATCATCCATCTGGATGCACAGAACCGCGTCATCGAATTCGTCGAGATGTTTCGCGGCACGGTGAGCCAGACATCGGTGTATCCGCGCGAGGTGGTCAAGGAGTCCTTGGCCAGGAATAGCGCTGCGCTAATACTGGTGCATAACCATCCCAGCGGTTCGACCCAACCGTCGCGCGCTGACGAGATGCTGACGCAGACGCTGAAGTCGGCACTGGCGCTGGTGGACGTGCGAGTGCTGGATCACCTGATCGTCGCCGGCGGCGACATCCTGTCTATGGCGGAACGCGGGCTGTTGTAG